The Verrucomicrobiota bacterium genome has a segment encoding these proteins:
- a CDS encoding Uma2 family endonuclease has translation MPAQVHTVRTWPKPGEVFYPESDGKPMAENTEQFNWIVLLVENLKALFADDPNVFVAGDLLWYPVQGRVDISIAPDAMVAFGRPMGFRGSYKQWEEGGVAPQVVFEVLSPNNTALEMLDKFNAYTRYGVEEYYLYDPDKKEFRAWLRRGDRLEPLANVEGFQSPRLKVRFWLTADGLKVERPDGTAFQTHLELLRRSTEERQRADQERRRAEQEHLRAEQERLRAERLAEKLRRLGVNPEET, from the coding sequence ATGCCGGCACAAGTTCACACCGTTCGCACCTGGCCTAAGCCCGGCGAAGTCTTCTATCCGGAAAGCGATGGAAAACCCATGGCGGAGAACACCGAGCAGTTCAATTGGATCGTGCTGTTGGTAGAAAACCTCAAAGCGCTCTTCGCGGATGACCCCAATGTGTTCGTCGCCGGCGATTTGCTTTGGTACCCCGTCCAGGGCCGCGTGGACATCTCGATTGCGCCGGACGCGATGGTTGCCTTTGGCCGGCCCATGGGGTTCCGCGGAAGCTACAAACAGTGGGAGGAAGGCGGGGTTGCCCCGCAGGTTGTCTTTGAGGTGCTTTCCCCGAACAACACCGCCCTGGAGATGCTGGATAAATTCAACGCCTACACTCGATACGGAGTCGAGGAGTATTACCTCTATGATCCGGACAAGAAGGAATTTCGCGCCTGGCTGCGGCGTGGTGATCGGTTGGAGCCGCTGGCGAACGTGGAAGGATTCCAAAGTCCACGCCTCAAAGTCCGGTTCTGGCTCACGGCGGACGGGTTGAAGGTGGAGAGGCCTGATGGCACGGCGTTCCAAACGCACCTTGAACTGCTCCGGCGTTCAACCGAGGAACGGCAGCGGGCCGACCAGGAACGCCGACGGGCCGAGCAAGAACATCTGCGCGCCGAGCAGGAGCGTCTGCGCGCCGAGCGATTGGCCGAGAAACTCCGCCGCCTGGGCGTCAACCCGGAGGAAACCTGA
- a CDS encoding glycosyl hydrolase, with translation MSLHIDLTLTPQKLVRASERLFELSAAKILSLERTWNPARGTPVFTVKGKYTTRGWTEWTRGFQFGSALLQFDATGEKRFLEIGRSKTVQLMATHVSHVGVHDHGFNNVSTYGNLLRLMREGKIPFNDREKDFCELALKVSGAVQAARWSTTVEGGGYIYSFNGPHSLFIDTMRSLRSLAAAHQLGHVLMGERDRKISLLERLVEHAATTAKYNVYYGEGRDAYDVRGRTAHESIFNTNDGSYRCPSSQQGYSPFSTWTRGLAWAVLGFAEQLEFFESVTDEDLDEATRHDSVPREYNLFLESMHKAALATADFYLANACADGVPMWDTGAPNLHRLGNYLGQASDPFNPWEPVDSSAAAIAAQGLLRLGKYLMGKGKKKSGARYRQAGLTVAKTLLGEPYLSADPRHQGLLLHSVYHRPNGWDYVARGQKVPNGESSMWGDYHIRELALLLLREARGEPYVAFFDSTSPRPSPVFSKHRAGG, from the coding sequence ATGTCGCTCCACATCGATCTCACTCTGACTCCCCAAAAACTCGTTCGCGCCAGCGAGCGCCTTTTCGAGCTGTCGGCAGCGAAAATCCTTAGCCTGGAGCGAACCTGGAACCCCGCCCGAGGAACCCCGGTCTTCACGGTCAAAGGAAAATACACCACGCGCGGTTGGACCGAATGGACGCGGGGATTTCAGTTCGGCTCCGCCCTGCTGCAATTCGACGCCACGGGGGAGAAACGGTTCCTGGAAATCGGCCGCTCGAAAACCGTCCAACTGATGGCGACGCACGTTTCGCACGTCGGCGTGCACGATCACGGCTTCAACAACGTTTCGACCTACGGCAATCTGCTGCGGTTGATGCGCGAAGGGAAAATCCCGTTCAACGACCGCGAAAAGGACTTCTGCGAGCTGGCGCTCAAAGTTTCCGGGGCCGTGCAAGCGGCGCGGTGGTCCACGACGGTGGAGGGCGGCGGCTACATCTATTCGTTCAACGGCCCGCACTCGTTGTTCATCGACACAATGCGTTCGCTTCGTTCCCTGGCGGCCGCTCATCAGCTCGGCCATGTCCTGATGGGCGAGCGCGACCGAAAGATCTCCCTGCTGGAACGTTTGGTCGAGCACGCGGCTACCACCGCGAAATACAACGTCTATTACGGCGAAGGCCGGGACGCCTATGACGTGCGCGGTCGGACAGCGCACGAGAGCATCTTCAACACGAACGACGGCAGCTACCGCTGCCCCAGTTCGCAGCAAGGCTATTCGCCGTTCAGCACCTGGACGCGGGGATTGGCCTGGGCGGTCCTGGGTTTCGCCGAACAACTGGAGTTCTTCGAATCGGTGACGGACGAAGACCTCGACGAGGCGACCCGCCACGACTCCGTGCCCCGGGAATACAACCTGTTTTTGGAATCAATGCACAAGGCCGCGCTCGCAACCGCGGACTTTTACCTCGCGAACGCTTGTGCGGATGGCGTCCCGATGTGGGATACCGGGGCGCCGAATCTCCATCGCCTGGGAAATTACCTCGGCCAAGCATCCGATCCATTCAATCCTTGGGAGCCAGTGGATAGTTCCGCCGCCGCCATTGCGGCGCAAGGTCTCCTCCGGCTTGGCAAATATCTGATGGGAAAAGGCAAGAAGAAGTCCGGCGCCCGCTATCGGCAGGCGGGGTTGACCGTGGCGAAGACGCTCTTGGGCGAACCGTACCTTTCGGCCGACCCGCGTCACCAGGGCCTCCTGTTGCACTCGGTCTATCACCGGCCCAATGGCTGGGATTATGTCGCGCGCGGCCAGAAAGTCCCCAACGGCGAGAGCTCGATGTGGGGCGATTACCACATTCGAGAACTGGCGCTGCTGCTGTTGCGTGAGGCGCGGGGCGAGCCTTACGTGGCGTTCTTCGATTCCACCTCGCCCCGGCCCTCTCCCGTTTTTTCAAAGCACCGAGCCGGCGGTTGA
- a CDS encoding O-methyltransferase has protein sequence MDRLTWSDLLPWVTFGSSVPDFVYCFKLTPSGILPPPQSPRATASMFCSKDSRTTAFSAEKVAADNEEMTKDRTQRYLSVSLEDGRLFRQLVEATGAKRVVEVGTSTGYSGLWFALGLRSTGGKLITHELDPGRAQTAQSNFKKAGVDDLVTVIVGDAHETVKQHKDPIDILFLDADKEGYIDYLQKLLPLVRPGGLILAHNMKSPRPDPRYIEAITTDPNLDTSFVLMEGSGVGLTLKKR, from the coding sequence ATGGACAGATTAACCTGGAGCGACTTGCTGCCGTGGGTGACGTTCGGGTCGTCGGTGCCCGATTTTGTGTATTGCTTCAAGCTGACCCCGTCCGGAATTCTGCCTCCGCCCCAGTCGCCCAGGGCAACGGCATCTATGTTTTGTTCGAAGGATTCCAGAACGACGGCGTTTTCCGCGGAGAAAGTTGCTGCGGACAACGAGGAGATGACCAAGGACCGAACTCAGCGTTATCTCAGCGTTTCGCTGGAGGATGGACGCCTCTTTCGGCAGCTCGTGGAAGCGACCGGAGCAAAGCGGGTCGTGGAAGTGGGCACTTCGACCGGTTATTCGGGCCTCTGGTTCGCTCTGGGGTTGCGCTCCACCGGCGGAAAACTGATCACGCACGAGCTGGATCCAGGGCGCGCGCAGACGGCGCAGAGCAACTTCAAGAAGGCCGGTGTCGATGACCTCGTCACCGTGATCGTGGGCGACGCCCACGAGACGGTGAAGCAACACAAGGATCCGATCGACATTCTGTTTCTCGATGCCGACAAGGAAGGTTACATCGATTATCTCCAGAAACTGCTGCCCTTGGTGCGTCCGGGTGGATTGATCCTGGCCCACAACATGAAATCGCCTCGCCCCGACCCGCGTTACATCGAAGCGATCACGACTGACCCGAATCTGGATACGAGCTTCGTGCTCATGGAAGGTTCGGGCGTCGGCCTCACGTTGAAGAAACGTTGA